A genome region from Streptomyces sp. NBC_01296 includes the following:
- a CDS encoding formylglycine-generating enzyme family protein gives MTPTITPAAPPGQDICWVPVPSGVCLFGDRGRPITVRALEWTRTPITPAQLGAGVSTAPMTGVSQPEAAEIARRLGGRLPRSVEWEYAASGPGRRTFPWGEAAPEAGLANLRGGPGTTTEVGSHPDGATPEGLLDMAGNCWEWTSSPVLGDGFILRGASYASPGLYAKCTFLNAAPAELASAGIGFRVVRET, from the coding sequence ATGACGCCCACCATCACCCCCGCCGCGCCGCCCGGGCAGGACATCTGCTGGGTCCCGGTCCCCTCCGGCGTCTGCCTCTTCGGAGACCGCGGCCGGCCGATCACGGTCCGGGCTCTGGAATGGACCCGGACCCCCATCACCCCTGCCCAGCTCGGCGCGGGAGTCAGCACGGCGCCGATGACCGGAGTGTCCCAGCCCGAGGCCGCCGAGATCGCACGCCGACTCGGCGGGCGCCTGCCTCGCTCCGTGGAGTGGGAGTACGCCGCCTCAGGCCCTGGCCGGCGCACCTTTCCGTGGGGGGAAGCGGCCCCGGAGGCCGGTCTCGCGAACCTGCGCGGCGGACCCGGCACCACCACCGAGGTCGGCTCCCACCCCGATGGCGCGACCCCGGAAGGGCTGCTGGACATGGCGGGGAACTGCTGGGAGTGGACCTCCAGCCCAGTACTGGGCGACGGGTTCATCCTGCGGGGCGCCTCATACGCCTCCCCGGGCCTCTACGCGAAGTGCACGTTCCTCAACGCCGCGCCGGCCGAACTGGCTTCGGCGGGGATCGGCTTCCGGGTGGTGAGGGAGACGTGA
- a CDS encoding DUF6884 domain-containing protein yields the protein MNAPIPLPGTLVMAGCSRRKAAAATPVPALDLYQGGIVPQLRGRLAGQPQVLERVCFLSAEHGLLAACSRVLPYERPLTDARARLLRPAVCAAVRERLDALEHHPAQILLVAEPAYLSLLADVLGDEDRPRIRWITDPRGWDEASAVLDDWNWP from the coding sequence GTGAACGCCCCCATCCCGCTGCCGGGCACTCTGGTCATGGCCGGATGCTCCCGGCGCAAGGCGGCTGCGGCGACCCCGGTGCCCGCGCTCGACCTGTACCAGGGCGGCATCGTCCCGCAGTTACGCGGTCGGCTGGCCGGACAGCCGCAGGTACTGGAGCGGGTGTGCTTCCTGTCGGCCGAGCACGGTCTCCTCGCAGCCTGCTCCAGGGTCCTGCCCTACGAGCGGCCGCTGACCGACGCACGCGCCCGCCTGCTGCGGCCCGCGGTCTGCGCCGCCGTCCGTGAACGCCTTGACGCTCTGGAGCACCACCCCGCGCAGATCCTCCTCGTCGCCGAGCCGGCCTACCTGTCGCTGCTGGCCGATGTCCTCGGTGACGAGGACCGGCCACGCATCCGGTGGATCACCGACCCCCGCGGCTGGGACGAAGCCTCTGCCGTACTCGACGATTGGAACTGGCCGTGA
- a CDS encoding glycosyltransferase: MNDTLAYALGEQPNDHSRLRADFEGATGIGWHTPTPPGLAAGRAVSVVIPARNTGYALKAVLDSLAAQDTQGPVEVIVVDDGSTDNTHLIAARHPAVDTWVRLAQPQGAAAARNVGTYLASADTVLYLDSDMVLPRHALADFAARALPDTVLTGFRHNVPFQPGPGGQALVPEGPADLAADHRVTWRSEGGTLFYSGHVLPGPATGSPLNDTDDFQKLGHGAFYLDWDLARTVVTAMVAVPRAAVVDVGGFDETFGRIGWGMEDTHLGAALIAAGCLVVPLRQAVGYHLDPPDADTQWQTKLQGWPATLAHYRGRLAGAAPTGRGRTFAAAAHRLLVRAEVNAR, translated from the coding sequence GTGAACGACACCCTGGCCTACGCCTTGGGAGAGCAGCCCAACGACCACAGCAGGCTGCGGGCCGACTTCGAAGGCGCCACCGGGATCGGCTGGCATACGCCGACACCGCCGGGCCTCGCCGCTGGCCGCGCCGTGTCGGTGGTGATCCCCGCCCGGAACACCGGCTACGCACTCAAGGCCGTCCTTGACTCCCTCGCCGCCCAGGACACCCAGGGCCCCGTCGAGGTGATCGTGGTCGACGACGGATCCACCGACAACACCCACCTCATCGCCGCCCGGCATCCCGCCGTGGACACATGGGTGCGCCTCGCCCAGCCGCAGGGGGCCGCTGCTGCCCGGAACGTCGGCACCTACCTGGCGAGTGCCGACACCGTCCTGTACCTCGACTCCGACATGGTGCTGCCGCGCCATGCGCTGGCCGACTTCGCCGCCCGCGCTCTGCCGGACACCGTCCTCACAGGCTTCCGCCACAACGTGCCCTTCCAGCCCGGCCCGGGCGGTCAGGCCCTGGTCCCCGAAGGACCGGCCGATCTCGCGGCCGACCATCGGGTCACCTGGCGCAGCGAGGGAGGCACCCTCTTCTACTCTGGCCATGTCCTGCCCGGCCCCGCCACGGGCAGCCCCCTCAACGACACGGACGACTTCCAGAAGCTGGGCCACGGCGCCTTCTACCTCGACTGGGACCTGGCCCGCACCGTCGTGACGGCCATGGTCGCCGTGCCCCGGGCCGCGGTCGTCGACGTCGGCGGCTTCGACGAGACGTTCGGCCGCATCGGCTGGGGTATGGAGGACACCCACCTCGGCGCCGCTCTCATCGCAGCAGGCTGTCTCGTCGTCCCGCTGCGCCAGGCGGTCGGCTACCACCTCGACCCCCCGGACGCCGACACGCAGTGGCAGACCAAGCTCCAGGGCTGGCCGGCCACGCTCGCCCACTACCGCGGCAGGCTGGCCGGGGCGGCGCCCACCGGCCGTGGCCGGACCTTCGCGGCCGCCGCACACCGGCTGCTGGTGCGGGCGGAGGTGAACGCCCGATGA